From Rubrivirga sp. SAORIC476, a single genomic window includes:
- a CDS encoding AtpZ/AtpI family protein encodes MAKRDDPWADAPDRFDRADREWASKWSDRAPDDDAEPVAPPPVGYQNKKVTVGGVHDAYTDGMRQAGTHLGMGLQIGVSMVFFVGLGLLADRWLDSSPWGVIVGAALGMVGIMYLVLRMAREG; translated from the coding sequence ATGGCCAAGCGAGACGACCCCTGGGCGGACGCCCCCGACCGATTCGACAGGGCAGACCGGGAGTGGGCGTCCAAGTGGTCTGACCGTGCCCCAGACGACGACGCGGAGCCGGTCGCGCCGCCGCCGGTAGGCTATCAGAACAAAAAAGTGACCGTGGGCGGCGTCCACGACGCGTACACCGACGGCATGCGCCAGGCCGGGACGCACCTCGGCATGGGGCTCCAGATCGGCGTCTCGATGGTCTTCTTCGTCGGCCTCGGCCTCCTCGCCGATCGCTGGCTGGACTCGTCGCCGTGGGGCGTGATCGTAGGGGCTGCGCTCGGGATGGTGGGCATCATGTACCTCGTCCTCCGCATGGCGCGTGAGGGATGA
- a CDS encoding MBL fold metallo-hydrolase, with the protein MPTPSPSTARLTVRFWGVRGSIPTPEDGFLGVGGNTACVEVRAADGTTLVLDAGTGIRALGYALAAEAAGQPGEVHLALSHFHWDHLQGLPFFAPLYTPGQTVRFYAATDDDRIHALLRGQMTSPYFPVPFGDLAASTETVRVRDGEPFQVGPMTVQPFPVNHPQGAHGFRIEVDGAVLVYATDYEHGSAAHDEGLREVSRGADLLISDAQYTPDEYALRQGWGHTTWEHATGLATSAGVGRLLLFHHDPSHGDDTLGRICTLARERFEATDLATEGLVVEL; encoded by the coding sequence ATGCCCACGCCGTCCCCCTCCACTGCCCGCCTGACCGTCCGCTTCTGGGGCGTCCGGGGTTCGATTCCGACGCCGGAGGATGGCTTCCTGGGCGTCGGCGGCAACACGGCCTGCGTGGAGGTGCGCGCAGCGGACGGAACGACGCTGGTGCTGGACGCGGGGACGGGCATTCGGGCACTCGGGTACGCACTCGCGGCGGAGGCCGCCGGGCAGCCGGGCGAGGTGCACCTCGCGTTGTCTCACTTCCACTGGGACCACCTGCAGGGCCTCCCGTTCTTCGCGCCGCTCTACACGCCGGGCCAGACCGTCCGCTTCTACGCGGCGACCGATGACGACCGGATCCACGCCCTGTTGCGGGGCCAGATGACCTCGCCCTACTTCCCGGTCCCCTTCGGCGATCTCGCGGCGTCCACCGAGACCGTCCGCGTTCGCGACGGCGAGCCGTTCCAGGTCGGGCCGATGACGGTCCAGCCCTTCCCGGTGAACCACCCGCAGGGCGCGCACGGCTTCCGCATCGAGGTCGACGGCGCCGTGCTGGTCTACGCGACCGACTATGAGCACGGCTCGGCGGCGCACGACGAGGGCCTCCGGGAGGTCAGCCGGGGGGCGGACCTCCTCATCTCCGACGCTCAGTACACGCCCGACGAGTACGCTCTTCGGCAGGGCTGGGGGCACACGACCTGGGAGCACGCGACGGGACTCGCGACCTCGGCAGGCGTCGGCCGCCTGCTGCTCTTCCACCACGACCCGTCCCACGGCGACGACACGCTCGGGCGGATCTGCACGCTCGCCCGCGAGCGATTCGAGGCGACGGACCTGGCGACCGAGGGGCTCGTCGTCGAGTTGTAG
- a CDS encoding cyclic nucleotide-binding domain-containing protein, whose translation MQSLWKSLLGGSTGASEDDLLGAVPLFEDLSPRELDAVQRLLHRRDYVAGESIFVQGEPGLGMYIIVRGVVSIQSEPSGRELVELTDGDFFGEIALLNEVIRTATARAKTDCTLLSLFQPDLLSLLDRNPRLGVKVLLSLARLVGLRLVEVSDEVEALMRECEDLREQMGVADRDG comes from the coding sequence ATGCAAAGCCTCTGGAAGAGCCTCCTCGGTGGCTCCACCGGCGCCTCCGAGGACGACCTGCTCGGCGCTGTCCCGCTCTTCGAGGACCTGAGCCCTCGGGAGTTGGATGCCGTCCAGCGGCTCCTCCACCGCCGCGACTACGTCGCAGGCGAGTCCATCTTCGTGCAGGGCGAGCCCGGCCTGGGGATGTACATCATCGTTCGCGGCGTGGTCTCGATCCAGAGCGAGCCGAGCGGCCGAGAGTTGGTGGAGCTGACCGACGGGGACTTCTTCGGAGAGATCGCGCTCCTGAACGAGGTCATCCGGACGGCCACCGCACGGGCCAAGACCGACTGCACGCTGCTGAGCCTGTTCCAGCCCGACCTGCTGAGCCTCCTCGATCGCAACCCCCGCCTGGGGGTCAAGGTGCTGCTGTCGCTGGCGCGGCTCGTCGGGCTTCGGCTGGTCGAGGTCTCCGACGAGGTCGAGGCGCTGATGCGCGAGTGCGAGGATCTCCGGGAGCAGATGGGTGTGGCCGACCGGGATGGCTGA
- a CDS encoding general stress protein CsbD, translating into MGKQRMNDNWERMKAQILSTWADIDEAEMKKARGNLGQMVNLIHSQTGEDRQNIMRKMSAFL; encoded by the coding sequence ATGGGCAAGCAGCGCATGAACGACAACTGGGAGCGCATGAAGGCGCAGATCCTCTCCACCTGGGCCGACATCGACGAGGCCGAGATGAAGAAGGCCCGCGGCAACCTCGGCCAGATGGTCAACCTGATCCACTCCCAGACGGGCGAGGATCGGCAGAACATCATGCGCAAGATGTCGGCCTTCCTCTAG
- a CDS encoding AI-2E family transporter — translation MAELLAEAAPSEAARTPRRHPPEVSDEPAAPPIPASWLSRWVWLLTLAALVGVVMVASDIAGLVVLGSVAAYLLAPIVNALERRGVGRTQGAALVLLVLLALVGLLMALALPAALDQIASLQSRWQSGELLDLVRDMEASLAARFGLADPSMLGLVDSLRATVGTEPGSLIGYVPDALETMGNAFIVPFVLFALLKDGPMIRRRLLTAVPNRYFEFAMTVLFKADAHLGGYLRGQALIALLVGSSTALGLGLLGVEYYLVLGLLTGLANFVPYVGFVVSASLSVGVTIVTTGGMDLVGPVLILFVVLQTIENVVFQPWITGKNVSMHPVMVLLAILIGGRVGGVMGMALGVPAAAVLKVVFLETVVGLRRYHL, via the coding sequence ATGGCTGAGCTCCTCGCCGAGGCCGCCCCCTCCGAGGCCGCCCGCACACCGCGTCGGCACCCGCCCGAGGTGTCGGACGAGCCCGCCGCCCCCCCGATCCCCGCGAGTTGGCTCAGCCGCTGGGTGTGGCTGCTCACCCTGGCCGCGCTCGTCGGCGTGGTGATGGTCGCGAGCGACATCGCGGGACTCGTGGTGCTCGGGAGCGTCGCCGCGTACCTCCTCGCCCCGATCGTGAACGCGCTCGAGCGCCGGGGCGTCGGGCGGACGCAGGGGGCGGCGCTGGTGCTGCTCGTCCTGCTGGCACTGGTGGGCCTCCTGATGGCGCTGGCCCTTCCGGCCGCGCTCGACCAGATCGCGTCGCTCCAGTCCCGGTGGCAGAGCGGTGAACTGCTCGACCTCGTCCGCGACATGGAGGCGTCCCTCGCCGCCCGCTTCGGGCTCGCCGACCCGTCCATGCTGGGGCTCGTCGACTCGCTGCGCGCTACCGTCGGAACCGAGCCCGGCAGTCTCATCGGCTACGTCCCGGACGCCCTGGAGACGATGGGCAACGCCTTCATCGTGCCGTTCGTCCTGTTCGCGCTGCTCAAGGACGGCCCCATGATCCGCCGTCGCCTGCTGACCGCCGTTCCGAACCGCTACTTCGAGTTCGCCATGACGGTCCTGTTCAAGGCGGACGCCCACCTGGGCGGCTACCTCCGCGGGCAGGCCTTAATCGCGCTGCTGGTCGGCTCCTCGACGGCGCTCGGGCTCGGCCTCCTGGGCGTCGAGTACTATCTCGTGTTGGGGCTGCTCACCGGGCTCGCCAACTTCGTCCCGTACGTCGGCTTCGTCGTGTCGGCCTCCCTGTCGGTGGGCGTCACCATCGTGACGACCGGCGGGATGGACCTTGTAGGACCGGTTCTGATTCTGTTCGTCGTGCTCCAGACCATCGAGAACGTGGTGTTCCAGCCCTGGATCACCGGAAAGAACGTGTCGATGCACCCCGTGATGGTCCTGCTGGCCATTCTGATCGGCGGGCGCGTGGGGGGGGTGATGGGGATGGCGCTGGGCGTGCCGGCGGCAGCGGTCCTGAAGGTGGTGTTCCTTGAGACCGTGGTCGGGCTTCGCCGATACCATCTCTAG
- a CDS encoding polymer-forming cytoskeletal protein, translating into MAKPAAAFSGNPAEQHNIIGASTTVEGTLRSSGNVNISGTVDGNVEVEGRTMVMPGGVVEGEVVSTSAEIAGTVRGKVVVTERLVLKASAVIDGDIRTGKLVVEDGATFNGQCQMGPAAERASGKSGKGGASTVVGSVGPNARVDAA; encoded by the coding sequence ATGGCCAAGCCTGCCGCCGCCTTTTCGGGCAACCCCGCCGAACAACACAACATCATCGGTGCGTCCACGACGGTCGAGGGGACGCTCCGCTCCAGCGGCAACGTCAACATCTCGGGCACCGTCGACGGCAACGTCGAGGTGGAGGGCCGGACGATGGTGATGCCGGGTGGGGTCGTCGAGGGCGAGGTGGTCTCGACCAGCGCGGAGATCGCGGGCACCGTGCGCGGCAAGGTGGTCGTCACGGAGCGGCTGGTGCTCAAGGCGTCTGCGGTGATCGACGGCGACATCCGAACGGGGAAGCTGGTCGTCGAAGACGGGGCCACCTTCAACGGCCAGTGCCAGATGGGACCGGCCGCCGAGCGGGCATCAGGCAAGAGCGGAAAGGGCGGCGCCAGCACCGTCGTTGGGTCCGTCGGGCCGAACGCGCGCGTGGACGCGGCCTGA
- the rpsT gene encoding 30S ribosomal protein S20 yields the protein MPQHKSAAKRVRQDAKRRLRNRYHKVRVRTMIKDLQAETDPTLAQEKLNAIKAKLDRLAGSRVLHPNKAAHTKSQLERHVSSLV from the coding sequence ATGCCGCAGCATAAGTCCGCCGCCAAGCGTGTCCGCCAGGACGCCAAGCGCCGCCTCCGCAACCGGTACCACAAGGTCCGCGTGCGCACGATGATCAAGGATCTCCAGGCCGAGACCGACCCGACCCTGGCCCAGGAGAAGCTCAACGCCATCAAGGCGAAGCTCGACCGCCTCGCCGGGAGCCGCGTGCTTCATCCGAACAAGGCCGCCCACACGAAGAGCCAGCTCGAGCGCCACGTCAGTTCGCTGGTCTAG
- a CDS encoding M23 family metallopeptidase yields the protein MACFGLPTAPPHVTDFLRDLFSHPGSSRTVIVLEPDTMSTPRQYDVRPGYALYAAIIGVVVLGAVLVAVVVLTPLRGLIMGPGTGELRGVAETNAQRAAALEDSLALQYQQIAQLRAIITGEMDDLGEDVLDPAAFALPDLDAEAEPQAAPAAPAEGGDHAQPALPLSTLGPAGEGEGRDARAARGYLDGLRLPSLPPVDGVPSRGFDAGRGHFGIDLAATEGTPVRAFADGYVVFADWTQGGGHTIAVQHPGGYLSVYKHNSRLQMRVGERVRVRETLALSGNTGEITSGPHLHFELWRDGLAQDPAAFLVAP from the coding sequence ATGGCCTGTTTCGGCCTGCCGACCGCGCCTCCGCACGTGACCGACTTCCTCCGCGACCTCTTCTCCCATCCCGGCTCGTCACGCACGGTGATCGTGCTCGAACCGGATACGATGAGCACCCCCCGCCAGTACGACGTGCGGCCGGGCTACGCCCTGTACGCGGCCATCATCGGAGTCGTGGTGCTGGGCGCGGTGCTGGTCGCGGTGGTGGTGCTGACACCCCTCCGCGGGCTCATCATGGGGCCGGGGACGGGGGAGTTGCGTGGGGTCGCCGAGACCAACGCGCAGCGCGCCGCGGCCCTCGAGGACTCGCTGGCGCTTCAGTACCAGCAGATCGCCCAGCTCCGGGCCATCATCACCGGCGAGATGGACGATCTCGGAGAGGACGTGCTCGACCCGGCCGCCTTCGCCTTGCCCGACCTCGATGCCGAGGCGGAGCCACAGGCCGCACCTGCCGCTCCGGCCGAGGGGGGAGACCACGCGCAGCCCGCGCTTCCGCTCTCGACGCTCGGGCCTGCCGGGGAGGGCGAAGGCCGGGACGCCCGTGCCGCCCGGGGCTACCTCGATGGGCTCCGCCTGCCCTCGCTCCCGCCGGTCGACGGCGTCCCGTCGCGCGGGTTCGACGCGGGCCGCGGGCACTTCGGCATTGACCTGGCCGCGACGGAGGGCACGCCCGTTCGCGCGTTCGCGGACGGGTACGTGGTCTTCGCCGACTGGACCCAGGGCGGCGGGCACACGATTGCCGTCCAGCACCCTGGCGGCTACCTTTCGGTCTACAAGCACAACAGTCGGCTCCAGATGCGGGTCGGGGAGCGGGTCCGCGTGCGGGAGACGCTCGCTCTGAGTGGCAACACGGGGGAAATCACCTCCGGGCCGCACCTTCACTTCGAGTTGTGGCGCGACGGACTCGCGCAGGATCCCGCCGCTTTCCTCGTCGCGCCCTGA
- a CDS encoding acyl-CoA carboxylase subunit beta: protein MPEPADAPETARPFPLGTAVPDDGPLREAYEARVAFHQRTLDALEQQAAEVRRGGGDKAIARMHKRGKLTARERIDALVDDGSDFHEVGLFVGRGMYEDVGGCPSGGTVMGLGRIQGRLCMIVANDATVKAGAWFPITAKKNLRAQEIALENRIPIVYLVDSAGVFLPMQDEIFPDRDHFGRIFRNNAKLSALGVPQIAAIMGSCVAGGAYLPIMSDESLIVDGTGSVFLAGPFLVQAAIGEEVDVETLGGATTQTDISGVCEYKMPDDATCLATIRDLVGGLGPLPRFGFTRATPEAPAFEADGILGVFPESRQQPYDTRELLARIVDADSWTEVKAGYGQTLVCGYARLDGWSVGIVASQRQVVRAKAPKGKASEMQIGGVIYGDAADKAARFVMQCNQKRIPLIFFQDATGFMVGTRAEQGGIIKDGAKLVNAVANSVVPTFTVVVGNSFGAANYALNGRAYDPRLMLAWPSAQIAVMGGSQAAKTLLSIEERTLKKQGIELSEEDRQARLDQIEARYTEQTSPVYAAARLWVDALIDPRQTRQWLATGLEMADHNPDMADFKVGVLQT, encoded by the coding sequence ATGCCCGAGCCTGCCGACGCCCCCGAGACCGCCCGTCCCTTTCCGCTCGGCACCGCCGTTCCCGACGATGGTCCGCTCCGGGAGGCCTACGAGGCCCGCGTCGCCTTCCATCAGCGGACCCTGGACGCGCTGGAGCAGCAGGCCGCCGAGGTGCGCCGCGGCGGCGGCGACAAGGCCATCGCCCGGATGCACAAAAGGGGCAAGCTGACGGCGCGCGAGCGCATCGACGCGCTGGTGGACGACGGCTCCGACTTCCACGAGGTCGGTCTGTTCGTCGGCCGCGGGATGTACGAGGACGTGGGCGGCTGCCCCTCCGGCGGCACCGTGATGGGCCTCGGGCGCATCCAGGGGCGTCTGTGCATGATCGTCGCCAACGACGCCACCGTGAAAGCGGGCGCGTGGTTTCCAATCACGGCCAAGAAGAACCTCCGCGCGCAGGAGATCGCCCTGGAGAACCGGATCCCGATCGTCTACCTCGTCGACTCGGCGGGTGTCTTCTTGCCCATGCAGGACGAGATCTTCCCAGATCGTGACCACTTTGGGCGCATCTTCCGCAACAACGCGAAGCTCTCCGCGCTGGGCGTGCCGCAGATCGCGGCCATCATGGGGAGTTGCGTCGCGGGCGGGGCGTATCTGCCCATCATGTCCGACGAGAGCCTGATCGTTGACGGCACGGGCTCGGTCTTCCTGGCAGGCCCGTTCCTCGTGCAGGCCGCCATCGGCGAGGAGGTGGACGTGGAGACGCTGGGCGGGGCGACCACCCAGACCGACATCTCGGGCGTCTGCGAATACAAGATGCCCGACGACGCGACGTGCCTCGCGACCATCCGCGACCTCGTCGGCGGGCTGGGGCCCCTGCCTCGCTTCGGGTTCACCCGCGCGACACCCGAGGCGCCCGCCTTCGAGGCCGACGGCATCCTGGGCGTCTTCCCTGAGAGCCGCCAGCAGCCGTACGACACGCGCGAGCTCCTCGCCCGCATCGTGGACGCCGACAGTTGGACCGAGGTCAAGGCCGGCTACGGGCAGACGCTCGTGTGCGGCTACGCCCGCCTCGACGGGTGGTCGGTGGGCATCGTGGCGAGCCAGCGGCAGGTCGTCCGCGCGAAGGCGCCGAAGGGCAAAGCGAGCGAGATGCAGATCGGCGGGGTGATCTACGGCGACGCGGCCGACAAGGCGGCGCGCTTCGTGATGCAGTGCAATCAGAAGCGCATCCCGCTGATCTTTTTCCAGGACGCGACCGGCTTCATGGTCGGCACCCGGGCCGAGCAGGGCGGCATCATCAAGGACGGCGCCAAGCTGGTCAACGCCGTCGCCAACTCGGTCGTCCCGACGTTCACGGTCGTGGTCGGCAACTCGTTCGGCGCCGCCAACTACGCGCTCAACGGCCGCGCCTACGATCCGCGGCTGATGCTCGCCTGGCCGTCCGCGCAGATCGCGGTCATGGGCGGCAGCCAGGCTGCCAAGACGCTGCTCTCCATCGAAGAACGGACGCTCAAGAAGCAGGGCATCGAGCTCTCCGAGGAGGACCGCCAGGCGCGCCTCGACCAGATCGAGGCTCGCTACACGGAGCAGACATCGCCCGTCTATGCCGCCGCTCGCCTGTGGGTGGATGCGCTCATCGACCCGCGTCAGACCCGGCAGTGGCTGGCGACGGGCCTGGAGATGGCAGACCACAACCCCGACATGGCCGACTTCAAGGTGGGCGTGCTCCAGACGTAG